A genomic window from Atribacterota bacterium includes:
- the gltX gene encoding glutamate--tRNA ligase: MEIKNKNIRVRFAPSPTGYLHIGGARTALFNWLFARHYGGNFILRIEDTDRLRSTPEAVNAILDGMKWLGLDWDEGPEKGGEYGPYFQTQRLDLYKQFSNKLLASGEAYYCYCSAEELDNRRKKLLTEGKPAIYDRKCLELCETEKQKLEKEGRKPAIRLKMPDRKIIVYDLIKGRMEFDSKLLSDFVLVKSDGIPTYNFAVVADDILMKISLVMRGDDHISNTPKQIVIYQALGATLPEFAHIPMIMGPDNTRLSKRHGATSVMEYQRSGFLPEAVVNYIAHLGWSSGTNQEIFTIEELVENFALEKVSSHSAIFDMEKLNWFNNEYLKRMTDRKYVEMLIPFLKEAGYLESPLSSEKEKWLRKVVSLMKSRVRNFRQFLEYGDYFFTENYSMEVKAVEILKQTGIKNILEQLLIRLKEIDNWNEFNIESKVREMASQFNLKGKQIIHPTRVALSGKTVGPGLFSLMEVLGKEKNIKRLMGAIYKINKYK; the protein is encoded by the coding sequence ATGGAAATTAAAAACAAAAATATCAGGGTCAGGTTTGCTCCAAGCCCGACAGGATATCTCCATATAGGAGGAGCAAGAACAGCCTTGTTTAATTGGCTATTCGCCAGGCATTACGGTGGAAACTTTATTTTAAGAATTGAAGATACTGATAGGTTAAGGTCTACCCCTGAAGCTGTCAATGCTATTTTAGATGGGATGAAATGGCTTGGTCTGGATTGGGATGAAGGTCCAGAAAAGGGGGGAGAATATGGACCCTATTTTCAAACCCAACGACTGGATTTATATAAACAATTTTCCAATAAATTATTGGCTAGTGGGGAGGCTTATTATTGTTATTGCAGTGCAGAAGAGTTAGATAATAGGCGTAAGAAGCTATTAACTGAGGGGAAACCAGCAATCTATGACCGAAAATGTCTTGAGTTATGTGAGACGGAAAAACAGAAGTTGGAGAAAGAAGGAAGAAAGCCAGCCATCAGGTTAAAAATGCCTGATAGGAAAATTATTGTTTATGATTTAATTAAAGGCAGAATGGAATTTGATAGTAAATTACTTAGTGATTTTGTATTAGTAAAATCTGATGGAATTCCAACCTATAATTTTGCGGTGGTGGCTGATGATATTCTAATGAAAATATCTTTGGTTATGCGTGGAGATGATCATATTTCCAATACACCAAAACAGATAGTTATTTATCAAGCCTTAGGTGCCACTCTTCCAGAATTTGCCCATATTCCAATGATTATGGGTCCTGATAATACCAGGTTGAGTAAGAGGCATGGAGCGACTTCAGTTATGGAATACCAGAGAAGTGGTTTTCTACCAGAGGCCGTTGTTAATTATATTGCTCATTTAGGCTGGTCTTCAGGAACTAATCAGGAAATTTTCACCATTGAAGAATTAGTAGAGAATTTTGCTTTAGAAAAAGTTTCCAGTCATTCAGCTATTTTCGATATGGAAAAGTTAAACTGGTTTAATAATGAGTATTTAAAAAGAATGACCGATAGAAAGTATGTAGAGATGTTAATACCTTTTCTAAAGGAAGCTGGATATCTTGAATCTCCTTTAAGTAGTGAAAAGGAGAAATGGTTGAGGAAAGTTGTTTCGCTTATGAAAAGTAGAGTAAGAAATTTTAGGCAATTTTTGGAATATGGGGATTATTTTTTCACTGAGAATTATAGTATGGAAGTGAAGGCAGTAGAAATATTGAAACAGACTGGAATAAAGAACATTTTAGAACAATTATTAATAAGACTTAAAGAGATAGACAACTGGAATGAGTTTAATATTGAGTCTAAAGTGAGAGAAATGGCAAGTCAGTTTAATTTAAAGGGGAAACAAATTATTCATCCTACTCGTGTGGCACTTTCTGGCAAAACGGTAGGGCCAGGTCTCTTTTCTCTAATGGAAGTACTTGGTAAAGAGAAAAACATCAAACGATTGATGGGAGCAATTTATAAAATAAATAAATATAAATAA
- a CDS encoding divergent polysaccharide deacetylase family protein: MGKKLWNYVYSLLLSVILLLLIGIFLNLNSNVHKIENNALVSNKEMFKECVDPEYEQPISEKQTIFLYDIIDQKAKELPLFNKFITDRKREEVKAGVAIIIDDMGYQKEIAEQVMCLNFPVAISVLPFLPYSQMVAQMARERGFAVLLHLPMEPHNSNTDPGKGAIFTTMTEQEVKAKILANLQEIPDIDGVNNHMGSKATEDDYIMKIVLNELKERNLFFIDSMTSPYSVGYKLSKEMGIKTAQRTVFLDNEQDVDYIRNQVMVLKEYALKYGSAIAIGHPYCNTINVLIEVDLMLQSEGIEIVPIEELLE; this comes from the coding sequence ATGGGAAAAAAATTGTGGAACTATGTTTACTCTTTATTGCTTTCTGTAATCTTATTACTATTAATAGGAATATTTTTAAATTTGAATAGTAATGTACATAAGATTGAAAATAATGCTCTTGTTAGCAATAAGGAGATGTTTAAGGAATGTGTAGATCCAGAATATGAGCAACCAATAAGCGAAAAACAGACCATTTTTTTGTATGATATTATTGACCAGAAAGCAAAAGAATTACCCTTGTTTAATAAATTTATTACAGATAGAAAGAGAGAAGAAGTAAAAGCCGGAGTTGCTATTATTATTGATGATATGGGCTATCAGAAGGAAATTGCTGAACAGGTCATGTGTTTAAATTTCCCGGTAGCAATTTCTGTTTTGCCCTTTTTACCATATTCACAGATGGTGGCACAAATGGCAAGAGAAAGGGGATTTGCGGTCTTATTGCATTTGCCGATGGAACCTCATAATTCAAATACTGATCCTGGTAAAGGTGCTATCTTTACTACAATGACTGAACAGGAAGTAAAAGCAAAAATTTTGGCAAATTTACAGGAAATTCCCGATATTGATGGTGTAAATAATCATATGGGTTCTAAAGCTACTGAAGATGATTATATTATGAAAATAGTTTTAAATGAATTAAAGGAAAGAAATTTGTTCTTCATCGATAGCATGACCAGCCCCTATTCAGTAGGTTACAAATTAAGTAAGGAAATGGGTATTAAAACTGCTCAGCGAACTGTTTTTTTAGATAACGAACAGGATGTTGATTATATACGTAATCAGGTAATGGTGCTAAAAGAGTATGCTTTGAAATATGGTAGTGCCATTGCCATTGGACATCCTTACTGTAATACTATTAATGTTCTTATTGAAGTAGATTTGATGCTACAATCAGAAGGCATAGAAATCGTGCCGATAGAAGAATTATTGGAATAA